A window of Accipiter gentilis chromosome 24, bAccGen1.1, whole genome shotgun sequence contains these coding sequences:
- the LOC126050081 gene encoding endothelin receptor type B-like isoform X2 gives MRKIQPRPKQGHPTSIMRTSAASFAVQSSMARIPAPTTLAIFLTCLFSGAHSQTPRAFQETTVPLEVLSQEQVYSLDQPSLFQGGKLSNHSESLPRSTSSEPPLLPVCVKPADIRHIFKYINTIVSCTIFIVGIIGNSTLLRIIYKNKCMRNGPNVLIASLALGDLLYILIALPINVYKLLAKDWPFGVQVCKLVPFIQKASVGITVLSLCALSIDRYRAVASWSRIQGIGIPMWKAVEVMLIWAVAIVLAVPEAIAFDMVELSYWEQHMWVCMLASEQKSSFMMFYRDVKDWWLFGFYFCLPLVCTGIFYTLMSCEMLSKRNGMRIALNDHMKRRREVAKTVFCLVVIFALCWLPLHLSRILKKTIYDQTDPNRCELLRK, from the exons ATCCAACCAAGACCCAAGCAAGGACATCCCACGAGCATTATGAGGACTTCTGCAGCCAGCTTTGCCGTTCAGTCTTCAATGGCGAGAATCCCAGCTCCCACCACCCTAGCCATTTTCCTGACTTGCCTCTTCTCCGGGGCACACAGCCAGACCCCAAGGGCTTTCCAGGAGACCACCGTCCCCTTGGAAGTGCTTAGCCAGGAGCAGGTTTATAGTCTGGACCAGCCAAGCCTGTTCCAGGGTGGCAAGCTGTCAAACCACTCGGAGAGCCTCCCCAGGAGCACCAGCTCCGAGCCACCCTTGCTGCCTGTGTGCGTGAAGCCTGCAGATATCAGACACATCTTCAAGTACATCAACACCATCGTGTCCTGCACCATCTTCATAGTAGGGATCATCGGGAACTCCACGCTCCTGAGGATCATTTACAAGAACAAGTGCATGCGGAATGGGCCAAATGTCCTCATTGCTAGCTTGGCGCTCGGAGACCTTCTCTACATCCTCATTGCTCTGCCCATCAACGTATATAAG CTCTTGGCAAAGGACTGGCCCTTTGGTGTGCAGGTGTGCAAGCTGGTCCCCTTCATCCAGAAGGCCTCAGTGGGCATCACGGTCCTCAGCCTTTGTGCTCTCAGCATCGACAG GTACCGAGCAGTGGCATCCTGGAGTCGGATCCAAGGGATAGGAATCCCCATGTGGAAGGCAGTGGAAGTGATGCTGATCTGGGCAGTGGCCATTGTGCTTGCAGTCCCTGAAGCTATAGCCTTTGACATGGTGGAGCTCAGCTACTGGGAACAACACATGTGGGTGTGCATGCTCGCCTCCGAACAGAAATCCAGCTTCATGATG TTCTATCGCGATGTGAAGGACTGGTGGCTTTTCGGCTTCTATTTCTGCCTCCCCTTGGTATGCACTGGCATCTTCTACACCCTCATGTCATGCGAGATGTTGAGCAAGAGAAATGGCATGAGAATTGCTCTGAATGACCACATGAAACGG CGCCGGGAGGTGGCCAAGACTGTGTTCTGCCTCGTGGTGATTTTTGCACTCTGCTGGCTGCCTCTCCACCTCAGCCGCATCCTCAAAAAGACCATCTACGACCAGACGGACCCCAACAGATGTGAACTGCTCAG GAAATGA
- the LOC126050081 gene encoding endothelin receptor type B-like isoform X1: MRKIQPRPKQGHPTSIMRTSAASFAVQSSMARIPAPTTLAIFLTCLFSGAHSQTPRAFQETTVPLEVLSQEQVYSLDQPSLFQGGKLSNHSESLPRSTSSEPPLLPVCVKPADIRHIFKYINTIVSCTIFIVGIIGNSTLLRIIYKNKCMRNGPNVLIASLALGDLLYILIALPINVYKLLAKDWPFGVQVCKLVPFIQKASVGITVLSLCALSIDRYRAVASWSRIQGIGIPMWKAVEVMLIWAVAIVLAVPEAIAFDMVELSYWEQHMWVCMLASEQKSSFMMFYRDVKDWWLFGFYFCLPLVCTGIFYTLMSCEMLSKRNGMRIALNDHMKRRREVAKTVFCLVVIFALCWLPLHLSRILKKTIYDQTDPNRCELLSFLLVMDYFGINMASLNSCINPVALYFVSRKFKNCFQSCLCCWCQRPALSITPTDEKGSVGKWKANGQELGLDRSSSRLSNKYSSS, translated from the exons ATCCAACCAAGACCCAAGCAAGGACATCCCACGAGCATTATGAGGACTTCTGCAGCCAGCTTTGCCGTTCAGTCTTCAATGGCGAGAATCCCAGCTCCCACCACCCTAGCCATTTTCCTGACTTGCCTCTTCTCCGGGGCACACAGCCAGACCCCAAGGGCTTTCCAGGAGACCACCGTCCCCTTGGAAGTGCTTAGCCAGGAGCAGGTTTATAGTCTGGACCAGCCAAGCCTGTTCCAGGGTGGCAAGCTGTCAAACCACTCGGAGAGCCTCCCCAGGAGCACCAGCTCCGAGCCACCCTTGCTGCCTGTGTGCGTGAAGCCTGCAGATATCAGACACATCTTCAAGTACATCAACACCATCGTGTCCTGCACCATCTTCATAGTAGGGATCATCGGGAACTCCACGCTCCTGAGGATCATTTACAAGAACAAGTGCATGCGGAATGGGCCAAATGTCCTCATTGCTAGCTTGGCGCTCGGAGACCTTCTCTACATCCTCATTGCTCTGCCCATCAACGTATATAAG CTCTTGGCAAAGGACTGGCCCTTTGGTGTGCAGGTGTGCAAGCTGGTCCCCTTCATCCAGAAGGCCTCAGTGGGCATCACGGTCCTCAGCCTTTGTGCTCTCAGCATCGACAG GTACCGAGCAGTGGCATCCTGGAGTCGGATCCAAGGGATAGGAATCCCCATGTGGAAGGCAGTGGAAGTGATGCTGATCTGGGCAGTGGCCATTGTGCTTGCAGTCCCTGAAGCTATAGCCTTTGACATGGTGGAGCTCAGCTACTGGGAACAACACATGTGGGTGTGCATGCTCGCCTCCGAACAGAAATCCAGCTTCATGATG TTCTATCGCGATGTGAAGGACTGGTGGCTTTTCGGCTTCTATTTCTGCCTCCCCTTGGTATGCACTGGCATCTTCTACACCCTCATGTCATGCGAGATGTTGAGCAAGAGAAATGGCATGAGAATTGCTCTGAATGACCACATGAAACGG CGCCGGGAGGTGGCCAAGACTGTGTTCTGCCTCGTGGTGATTTTTGCACTCTGCTGGCTGCCTCTCCACCTCAGCCGCATCCTCAAAAAGACCATCTACGACCAGACGGACCCCAACAGATGTGAACTGCTCAG tttcctcctaGTGATGGATTACTTTGGGATCAACATGGCCTCCCTCAACTCCTGCATCAACCCTGTGGCTCTCTACTTCGTCAGCAGGAAATTCAAGAACTGCTTCCAG tcctgcctgtgctgctggtgcCAGAGACCAGCTCTGAGCATCACACCGACAGACGAGAAGGGCTCTGTTGGGAAGTGGAAAGCCAACGGGCAGGAGCTCGGGCTAGACCGGAGCAGCTCCCGCTTGAGTAACAAGTACAGCTCTTCCTAA